Genomic DNA from Pseudomonas fluorescens:
CGCCGACCGATGTAACGCGATATTTCCAAATGGCCAGCATTTGCTTAAACAAAAAACAGCGAGGAATACTCATGCTTGAAGTCATCAACGACTTCCTCTCAGGGAAAGTGCTGATCGTGCTCATTGTCGGGCTCGGAAGCTACTTCACGATCCGCTCGCGTTTCGTCCAGTTCCGTCATTTCTTTCATATGTTCACGGTGTTCCGTGACAGCCTGAAAAGCAGCACTGACCAGCTCAGTTCCTTCCAGGCCCTGATGCTCAGCCTGGCCGGTCGTGTCGGCGCGGGCAACATCGCCGGTGTCGGTATCGCCGTGACCCTCGGCGGTCCTGGTGCGGTGTTCTGGATGTGGGTGACCGCGCTGGTCGGCATGTCCAGCAGCTTCTTCGAATGCTCCCTCGGCCAGCTCTACAAGCGCTGCGACTCCGAAGGCCAGTTCCGCGGCGGCCCGTCCTATTACATCCAGCACGGCCTGCAGAAGCGCTGGTTGGGCATGATCATGGCGTTCCTGCTGCTGGTTACCTTCGGCTTCGCCTTCAACGGCCTGCAAGCCCATGCCGTCACCCACTCGCTGAACAACGCCTTCGGCTTCGACACCACCTACACCGGCCTGGGCCTGGCGGTGCTGCTGGGCCTGGTGTTCATTGGCGGGATCAAGCGTATCGCCAAGGTCGCCGACCTGCTGGTACCGGTCAAGACCCTGGCGTACATCGCCGTGACCATCTACGTGATCGTGCTGCAATTCGACCACGTACCGGCCATGCTGGCGACTATCGTCAAGAGCGCCTTCGGCCTGGACCAGGCCTTTGGCGGCCTGATCGGCAGTGCCATCGTCATGGGCGTCAAGCGTGGCGTGTTCGCCAACGAAGCCGGCCTGGGCAGTGCGCCTAACGTCGCTGCTGTCGCGTCGGTCGAACACCCGGTTGCCCAGGGTGTGGTACAGGCGTTCAGCGTGTTCCTGGACACCTTCGTGATCTGCACCTGCACCGCGCTGCTGATCCTGCTGTCGGGCTTCTACACCCCAGGTTTCGAAGGCGATGGCATTGCCCTGACCCAGAACTCCCTGGCGGCCGTCGTGGGTGACTGGGGCCGGATGTTCATCTCTGTAGCCTTGGCGCTGTTCGTCTTCACCTCGATCCTCTACAACTACTACCTGGGCGAGAACAACCTG
This window encodes:
- a CDS encoding alanine/glycine:cation symporter family protein, translating into MLEVINDFLSGKVLIVLIVGLGSYFTIRSRFVQFRHFFHMFTVFRDSLKSSTDQLSSFQALMLSLAGRVGAGNIAGVGIAVTLGGPGAVFWMWVTALVGMSSSFFECSLGQLYKRCDSEGQFRGGPSYYIQHGLQKRWLGMIMAFLLLVTFGFAFNGLQAHAVTHSLNNAFGFDTTYTGLGLAVLLGLVFIGGIKRIAKVADLLVPVKTLAYIAVTIYVIVLQFDHVPAMLATIVKSAFGLDQAFGGLIGSAIVMGVKRGVFANEAGLGSAPNVAAVASVEHPVAQGVVQAFSVFLDTFVICTCTALLILLSGFYTPGFEGDGIALTQNSLAAVVGDWGRMFISVALALFVFTSILYNYYLGENNLRFMLGENRKALIAYRALVLVLIFWGAIENLSTVFAFADITMTLLAFVNLIALFLLFKVGMRILRDYDDQRSAGIKTPVFDSSKFPDLDLDRKAWPASPSAPVAKPDAAVAGATAAQR